The Microbulbifer sp. TB1203 nucleotide sequence CGATATCGCCGATGGAGAGCGTCTGCCCCAGGCAGGTAAATGCCGGCCTGTCACTGAACCTGGCGCAGGCGTCTGAAAATACCTCGAGTATGCTGCGTTCGATGTCCAACTGTCTTCTCCCAGTCTATTGTTGTCGTTTGCCCGCACCTTCCGTTTTTATAGACGAAATCGCCCAAACTGCGAGGAATACGGACACTATTTATTGTTCTTTAGCGCAGAAAAGGTCTGCTAGTGAGGCCGCCAGTTCCCGGTCCCCGGAATAGCGGATTTCCCCCAGTAGAAACGCGTGGCGCGCGCTGAGACGACCGTCGATGACCGCGCTGAGTGTGCTCTGTGACATTTCCAGTACCAGCGCCGCCCCCTCCGTCTGTCCCGGTTTCTGCACCGCAGCATTGTCGCCGGATTGACCCGAAAGGAGAATGTAAAAATCGCTGGCATCCGGTAGCCGGAACTGTACCCGAGTGAGTGGGTGCAAACAAGTTAGGCGCCGCAGGCGGGTGAGTGTGTGGTCCGGCAGTTGCATGGGGCGGTCAATTCCGAAAGTTTTTTATAGTTTGTATTCCCCCTCGTAGGAGCAGCCGTTGGCCGCGACAAATGGGTCGGGAACCAATTTGGGCGCCGAAGGCGCCCGTAGGGCGAGCGCCACATGGACAAATCCGCCAGGAGTGGATTTGAACAGCTTTAGCTGGCTGAAGGCCGAGGCACATGGATGTGCCGAGCTATCGCGCGAATCAATGGCTGTGGATTGAATCGCAGTCCGATCGCGGCCAACGGCCGCTCCTACAAGGGGTGCAATAAAAAACCGCCGGGGCAGCGGCGGTTTTTTATTGGCAACAGGGCTCAGAAAGCGAAGTGCTCTGCATCCAGCTCCATCAGGTTGTCCGCGCCACTCTGGATCGCCGCGGCGTGGGCGGCGGTGCGCGGCACTATGCGGTCGTAGAAGAAGCGCGCGGTGGCCAGCTTGGCCTTGTAGAAATCCGCCTCGCCGGAGCCCTCGGCCAGTTTGTCATTGGCCACCTTGGCCACGCGGGCCCAGAGATAGGCCTGGACGGCATAACCGGAGAACATCAGGTAGTCCACGGAGGCAGCTCCCACTTCATCCGGGTTTTCCATCGCCTTGGCGCCCACGTGCAGGGTAAGATCGCCCCACTGTTTGTTCAGCTCCTGCAGTGTGCCGATAAACGGGGACAGAGCCTCGTTGTCGACTTCCCCCTGGCAGAACTTGTGCACGACTTTGGTGAAACGGCGCAGCAGTTCGCCCTGGCTCATCAGCACCTTGCGACCCAACAGGTCCAGCGCCTGGACTCCGGTGGTGCCCTCGTAGATGGTGGCGATACGCGCGTCGCGCACATTCTGTTCCATGCCCCACTCGGCGATATAGCCGTGACCACCGAAGCACTGCAGGCCCAGGTTGGCGGACTCGAAACCGGTTTCGGTGAGGAAGGCCTTGGCGATCGGCGTCAGGAAGGCCAGCAGTTCGTCGGCTTCCTTTTTCTCCTCCTCGCTACCTTTGTGGGTGCGATCCACCTGCTGTGCGCACAGCAGGATCAGCATGCGGCCGCCCTCGGCGAAGGCCTTTTGGGTCAGCAGCATACGGCGCACGTCCGGGTGCACGATAATCGGGTCCGCCGGGCCCTGCGGATTTTTCGGGCCGGACAGGGCGCGCATCTGCAAACGGTCCTTGGCATAGGCCAGGGATTTCTGGAAGCCGGCCTCGGCGTGGGCGAGACCCTGCAGGGCGGTGCCCAGGCGCGCGGTGTTCATAAAGGTGAACATGCAGTTCAAACCCTTGTTCGGCGGCCCGATCAAAAAACCTTTGGCCCCGTCGAAGTTGAGCACCGCCGTGGCGTTGCCGTGGATCCCCATCTTGTGCTCCAGGGAACCGCAAACCACGCCGTTGCGCTCGCCGATAGTTCCGTCCGCGTTGGGCAGGAACTTGGGCACGATAAACAGGGAGATGCCCTTGGTGCCGGGAGGGGCGTCGGGCAGGCGGGCGAGCACGATGTGCACGATATTTTCCGCCATGTCGTGTTCGCCGGCGGAGATAAAGATCTTGGTGCCGGTGATGGCATAGGAGCCGTCCGCGTTGGGCTCGGCCTTGGTACGCAGGATGCCCAGGTCGGTGCCGCAGTGGGGCTCGGTGAGGCACATGGTGCCGGTCCAGGAACCCTCCACCAGCCTGGTCAGGTAGGTTTCCTTCTGCTCCGGAGTGCCGTGGGCCTCCAGGGTATTCATGGCGCCGTGGGACAGGCCCGGGTACATACCCCAGGACCAGTTGGCGGTGCCCACCATCTCGCTCATCAGCGTGCCCAGGGAGGGAGGCAGGCCCTGGCCGCCATGCTCCACATCGTGGGCCAGGGAGGGCCAGCCGGCTTCCACAAACTGCTGGTAGGCTTCCTTGAAGCCCTCGGGAGTGATGACTTCGCCGTCCTTCCAGGTACAACCCTGCTGGTCGCCGATCTGGTTCAGCGGCGCCAGCACGTTCTCGCAGAACTTGGCGCCCTCCTCCAGGATGGCGTCCACCAGATCCGGAGTGGCTTCCTCGTAGCCCAGGGAGGCGTAGTGCTGATCCCAGTCGAATAGTTCGCGCATGGCGAAGCGCATATCGCGCAGTGGAATCTTGATATCGGTCATCCTGCTACCCTCAATTCGCTGTTGTGGCTCCGATCCCGGGGACCGGACGGTCAACTTTGTGACTCAAATTTACGATTTGTTCATCATAGTAGCAAGTCGGCGGAGGCCACTATGGCGAAATCCGTCCAAAGCGGTGACAAATCTGGGCGTCGGGATGGGCTCGGCAATGTCATTGTAGGGGCGAACCTGGTGTTCGCCTCTCAGGAATTTGGAGGTAACTACTCGCCTTCGGGGCTCCGGGAATACCGAAGCTTGATGCGAAGGCCCTGCTACCGGTAGCCGTTCGAGAAAAGCGCCTGCGGCTGATAAACAGACCGATAAGGCTGTTGAACGAACGGCTACCGGTAGCAGGGCCGCCACGGCATTCGCCCGAGCGGGCTGCAACCCTGCCGAGCTGGAGCTCGGCGTTCCCAGGGTTAGCCGGCTTTGCGGCTGCGGTACTCACCCGGGGTGACGCCGGTCCATTTCTTGAAGGCGCGGAAGAAGGCGCTGGACTCGTCGAAACCGAGCATTTCCGCGATCTGCGCATTGGACAGGTCCGGGCAGCTTAGGTAGTGAAACGCAGCCTCCATGCGGCACTCGTCCTTCAGCTTCTGATAGGAGGTGCCCTCCTGCTGCAGTCGCCGCCGCAGGGTGGTGACCGACATATTCAGGCGCTCCGCCACCACTTCCGCCGCGGGCATGGATTCGCTCACATCGCGGTTCAGGATGGTCTTCACCTTGGTCTTGATGCTGTTGGCACTGCCGTCGCTGATCACCAGGTGGTAGGGGGCGGTGCGGATAAAGTCCTCCACCGTCTGCGGATTCTGCACCACCGGGTAATCCAGATAGCGGCTGTCGTACTCCAGGGCGTTGGCCTCCTGCTCGAACAGCAGCTCCCCCGCCTCGCTCTGGGCCAGAGTGCGGAACTCCTCCGGGCAGGGAAAGGAAAAGTGCAGCCGCGCCAGCGGGATCTCGCGCCCCACCAGCCAGCAGTAGAAGCGGTGCCATACCGCCAGGGTCGTGCGGACCACTCCCGGGTCCGTCTGCGCGATCAGTTTTTGAAACTCGCCTTCCGCCAGGGAACTGATTCCACGGATCACCACCCGCTCGCGACCGGTACCGGCGGGTTCCAGGACCGGCTTCACCTTGAAACCGCGGCAAATCTCCATGAACTCCGCACTCAGGGTGATGGCCTGGCGGACGGTTGCGCAGTTGACCACGGTGAGGCACAACAGGCGAAAGGAGCCGGAGCGCACCCGACCGCCGCTGAGCATGCCGAACCACTCGTCCTGCACCTGCCACATCACCCGTTGGTAAAGGCGACCGTATTTCAGCGCGGAAAACGCCGCCCGCCCCTGCAACTCCGACTCCTCGATGCCGACCGAAGCCAGCAGCTCCGCGCGGTCGCAGCCATGCCGCGCCGCCTCCTCCAGCAGCCGCTCCAGGTAGGCGATGGGAATACGGATGTCCTCTTCCGTCACGCTCATCCCGGCACCTCTAAAAACTGTAGCGAGCCGCCACCAGGCGCACCCGCAAGAGATTGTGGGAGGTGCCCATTATTTCCTGCGCCTGCGCAGCCAGCTCAGCAGAGCACCAAAACCCAGCGCAGCGACGATAATCACCAGCAGAAAAATCAGCAGCAGCACCAGGTAGGAAATCACATCTTCCACCGGCAGGTCCCAGCTCCACACCGCCGCCACGACGAAGGCGACACAGGCGAGGACACTGGTAATGAAGGAGCGGCGGGATTTTCTAGCCATGGGAATCTACCGGCGATTGGGGTGAAAATGGACTCCCGGCCGGACTCGACGGTCGCCGGAGTCATTGCGGCGCAAAATCCTGAGCCATCCGCCGGCCGGTGTCAAATACCAATGATCAGTTACCGGTTACCAGATACCAATGGACTTTGATCACTGGTCACCGATCATTGATCTGGGGTCCAGCAGCCGCTTCAACTCGTCCTCGCCCAGATCGGTCATCTCCCGCGCCACATCCAGAATCGGCCGGCCGCTGCTGTAGGCCTTCTTGGCGATTTCCGCCGCCCGGGCATAGCCGATCACGGGATTCAGTGCCGTTACCAGGATCGGGTTGCGCGCCAGTGTCCGCTCCATATTCTCGCGCTTGACCGCAAAGGTGGCGATGGCCTTGTCCGCCAGCAACCGCGCGCTGTTGGCCATCAGGCGGATGCTTTCCAGCAGGTTGTAAGCGATCACCGGCAGCATCACGTTGAGCTGGAAATTGCCGCTCTGCCCGGCCACAGTGATGGTGGTATCGTTGCCTATCACCTGGGCCGCAGCCATGGCCGCGGACTCGGCAATCACCGGGTTTATCTTGCCGGGCATAATGCTGCTGCCCGGCTGCAACGCCTGCAATTCGATTTCTGCGAAGCCCGCCAGCGGGCCGCTGTTCATCCAGCGCAGATCGTTGGCGATTTTCATCAATGCCACCGCCAGTACCTTCAACTGGCCCGACACCTCCACCGCAGTGTCCTGAGTGGCGATCGCCGTAAACAAATTTTCCGCGGGACGAAACTGCTGGGTGCTGTTGGCACTGAGTTTCTGCGCGAACAATTCCGCAAAGCGCGGGTGGGCGTTCAGGCCGGTGCCGATGGCGGTGCCGCCCTGGGCCAACTGCGCCAGCCGCGGCAGGGTGCCGCGTATGCGCTCGCGGCAGGATTCCACTTGATCCGCCCAGGCAGAAATCTCCTGGGCCAGGGTCATGGGCACCGCATCCATCAGATGGGTGCGCCCGGTTTTCACCACATCGGTGACGCTGTCCGCCTTGTCGCACAACTGGCGGTGCAGGTGGCGCAACGCCGGCAGCAAATCGTCCCGCACCGCCAGCAACGCGGATACGTGAATGGCACTGGGAACCACATCGTTGCTGCTCTGGCTCATATTGACGTGGTCGTTGGGGTGCACTTCCACACCGCTGTCCCGCTCGGCAATATGGGCCAGCACCTCGTTCACATTCATATTGGAACTGGTGCCGGAGCCGGTCTGGAAAACATCGAGGGGAAACTGCGCGGCGAAATCCTCGCCGCTGACGGCATCACAGGCGGCGACAATGGCGGCAGCCAGTTGTTCGTCCAGAAGGCCGAGGTCGCGATTGGCCTCGGCGGCGGACTTTTTGATCAACACCATCGCGCGAATAAATTCTTCCGGCATCCGGTAGCCACTCACCGGAAAATTGTCGGCGGCGCGCTGGGTTTGCGCACCATAGAGCGCGCCCTGTGGCACCTGCACGTCGCCCAGGCTGTCTTTTTCGGTGCGGAACTTTTTTTTCATGGCTGGCTGTCCCTGCGCAGAGCGCGCCACTAGCGGTGTCTATTGAACCTCTAAGGTGATCTTCTTGGAAACCACCGGCTTCTTGTGGGGAATGTGCAGGTAGTTGCCCAGAACAAGCTGCAGCGTGTGCACGCCCGGCGGCAGGGTAACCTGGGTTTCGGTCTGGCCGCCGCCGAAGTGGATCACCTTGTCCGAAGACGGCAGGGGTTTGCTCAGGTCCGGTATCTCCTCCAGGTCGATCAGCAGGTGATGGTGGCCGGTGTCCGCCTTGTTCACACCCGCCGGGGCAACACCCATACCGGAGAGGCCGAAGCGAACCGTGAAAGTTTCACCGACCTTTTCGCCGTCTTTCGGGGAAATAATATAGACCTCTGCGCCTTCCGGAGCCTCGGAGATCAGCTCCAGCGGCTTTTGTTCCTGTGCCTGCAACAGAGAGGAAAACAGCAAGGTGCCGGCCAGAACTATGGATTGATAAGCTTTCATAAAAACTCCCTTTGCTGATGCCAATTAAGTAGTAGAAAGAATAATCGCAGCACATCCACCCCGCGGATTCATATCGCGGTCACACGCTGACCCTGCCCTCCTGGGTCCACTCGCAACGCACCTGCATTTCGCCGCTGCCGGGCTCGTGGTAGAGGCCCGCAGCCTCCCAGGTAAAGGAGTGGGTACCGGAGAGTTCGGTTTCCAGGTGCACCGTGGCGGACACCCAGTACATGCTCCGCAACAGTTCCTCGAACTTCTCGATCCAGTGGCTCCACTCGTACTCGACCGCGCGATAGGAAGCACCAAAATGGATCACATCGGTCTGGTACTGGGACTGCTTCACCTTGATCGTGGGAATGGAAAACATATCCCGGCACAAAAGGGATCGCTCATCGGCGCTTGGCAGGTTGAGCACAGCCTCCCGGTTGACCCGCCGGCGATCCGAACCTCCGGCGAGGCTGTTGCTGTCTTTGATACAGCCGTAGACAATGGATTCCTGATCGCCCTGGACCACTATTCTTTTCCTCAGTGCGGCAGTGCTGGATAAAAATTATCCGGCGCAATCAACTCATAGCGTTCCACTTTAACGGCGAAGCCGGGAGAAAGCTATAACCGGGGTCGCAATTGAAAAAAACCCGATTATTTTTTTGATCAAAGTCTGATCGCAATACGGGCTGTGCCGGCAACTGGATACCGGCCTGCGCCGGTATGACGATGGCTGGCGTTCAAAAAATTGTAAGAGCCTGTTTAGAATCTCGCGAAGAACTCTCCCGCCCTCACACTGGACGTGCAGCACCATAGAACGTAAACAGGCTCTAACGACGGCGCGCGACGCGATCAGATTTCGATGCCGCGGTCGCGCAACATATCGAGAAACTCTTCCTCGTCCATGGTGGGAATATCCAGCTCCCGCGCCTTGTTCAGTTTTGAACCGGCGCCGGGACCGGCAATCACACTGGCGGTGTTGGCGGACACACTGCCGGCCACCTTGGCACCGAGGCGCTGCAGATAATCCTTGGCCTCGCTGCGGGACAGGGTCTCCAGTTTGCCGGTGAGCACCCAGGTCTGGCCGGCAAGCGGCTGCTCTTCGCCATTCTGCTCTTCCGGTTCCCAGTGCACTCCGGCCTGGCGCAGCGCCTCTATCTCCTCCTGGGCGTGGGCCTGTTGGAAGAATTCCGCCACAAAGTGCGCCACTACCGGACCCACGTCCTCCACCTGCTGCAATTCCTCCTCGTCCGCCCGCGCCAAGGGTTCCAGGTCGCCGAAGTGTCGCGCCAGGTTGCGCGCGGTTGCCTCGCCCACTTCGCGAATGCCCAGGGCATAGAGGAATTTGGGTAGGGCGGTGGCTTTGCTGCGCTCCAGGGCGTCGAGCAGGTTCTGCGCGGACTTCTGCCCCATGCGCGGCAGCTCCGCCAGTTGCTCCAGCGACAGGTGGTAGAGGCCCGACACCGAGTGCAGCAGCCCCCCCTCCACCAACTGGTCCACCAGCTTGTCGCCGAGACCGTCGATATCCATGGCCTTACGCGAGGCGAAGTGCTTGATCGCCTGCTTGCGCTGGGCGCTGCAGATCAGGCCGCCGCTGCAGCGGGCCACCGCTTCGCCGGGAGTGGACTCCACCGGCGAATCGCACACCGGGCAGTGGGTGGGAAATTCGATCGCGCGGACATTTTCCGGGCGCCGGCTCTCCACCACGGAAACCACCTGGGGAATCACATCGCCGGCGCGACGGATCACCACCGTGTCGCCGACCATCACGCCCAGGCGCTCTATCTCGTCGCGGTTGTGCAAGGTAGCGTTGGAGACGGTTACACCACCGACGAACACCGGCTGGAGGCGCGCCACCGGGGTTACCGCGCCGGTGCGCCCCACCTGGAATTCCACGTCCAGCAGTTCGGTCATTTCCTCCTGGGCGGGAAACTTGTAGGCCATGGCCCAGCGCGGCGCGCGGGCGACGAAGCCGAGCCGCCTTTGCAGGCCGATATCGTTGACTTTGAAGACGATGCCGTCGATGTCGTAGGCCAGTTGCTCGCGTTT carries:
- a CDS encoding DUF4399 domain-containing protein, whose amino-acid sequence is MKAYQSIVLAGTLLFSSLLQAQEQKPLELISEAPEGAEVYIISPKDGEKVGETFTVRFGLSGMGVAPAGVNKADTGHHHLLIDLEEIPDLSKPLPSSDKVIHFGGGQTETQVTLPPGVHTLQLVLGNYLHIPHKKPVVSKKITLEVQ
- a CDS encoding AraC family transcriptional regulator ligand-binding domain-containing protein encodes the protein MSVTEEDIRIPIAYLERLLEEAARHGCDRAELLASVGIEESELQGRAAFSALKYGRLYQRVMWQVQDEWFGMLSGGRVRSGSFRLLCLTVVNCATVRQAITLSAEFMEICRGFKVKPVLEPAGTGRERVVIRGISSLAEGEFQKLIAQTDPGVVRTTLAVWHRFYCWLVGREIPLARLHFSFPCPEEFRTLAQSEAGELLFEQEANALEYDSRYLDYPVVQNPQTVEDFIRTAPYHLVISDGSANSIKTKVKTILNRDVSESMPAAEVVAERLNMSVTTLRRRLQQEGTSYQKLKDECRMEAAFHYLSCPDLSNAQIAEMLGFDESSAFFRAFKKWTGVTPGEYRSRKAG
- a CDS encoding class II fumarate hydratase, which encodes MKKKFRTEKDSLGDVQVPQGALYGAQTQRAADNFPVSGYRMPEEFIRAMVLIKKSAAEANRDLGLLDEQLAAAIVAACDAVSGEDFAAQFPLDVFQTGSGTSSNMNVNEVLAHIAERDSGVEVHPNDHVNMSQSSNDVVPSAIHVSALLAVRDDLLPALRHLHRQLCDKADSVTDVVKTGRTHLMDAVPMTLAQEISAWADQVESCRERIRGTLPRLAQLAQGGTAIGTGLNAHPRFAELFAQKLSANSTQQFRPAENLFTAIATQDTAVEVSGQLKVLAVALMKIANDLRWMNSGPLAGFAEIELQALQPGSSIMPGKINPVIAESAAMAAAQVIGNDTTITVAGQSGNFQLNVMLPVIAYNLLESIRLMANSARLLADKAIATFAVKRENMERTLARNPILVTALNPVIGYARAAEIAKKAYSSGRPILDVAREMTDLGEDELKRLLDPRSMIGDQ
- a CDS encoding SCP2 sterol-binding domain-containing protein; protein product: MHPLTRVQFRLPDASDFYILLSGQSGDNAAVQKPGQTEGAALVLEMSQSTLSAVIDGRLSARHAFLLGEIRYSGDRELAASLADLFCAKEQ
- a CDS encoding acyl-CoA dehydrogenase C-terminal domain-containing protein encodes the protein MTDIKIPLRDMRFAMRELFDWDQHYASLGYEEATPDLVDAILEEGAKFCENVLAPLNQIGDQQGCTWKDGEVITPEGFKEAYQQFVEAGWPSLAHDVEHGGQGLPPSLGTLMSEMVGTANWSWGMYPGLSHGAMNTLEAHGTPEQKETYLTRLVEGSWTGTMCLTEPHCGTDLGILRTKAEPNADGSYAITGTKIFISAGEHDMAENIVHIVLARLPDAPPGTKGISLFIVPKFLPNADGTIGERNGVVCGSLEHKMGIHGNATAVLNFDGAKGFLIGPPNKGLNCMFTFMNTARLGTALQGLAHAEAGFQKSLAYAKDRLQMRALSGPKNPQGPADPIIVHPDVRRMLLTQKAFAEGGRMLILLCAQQVDRTHKGSEEEKKEADELLAFLTPIAKAFLTETGFESANLGLQCFGGHGYIAEWGMEQNVRDARIATIYEGTTGVQALDLLGRKVLMSQGELLRRFTKVVHKFCQGEVDNEALSPFIGTLQELNKQWGDLTLHVGAKAMENPDEVGAASVDYLMFSGYAVQAYLWARVAKVANDKLAEGSGEADFYKAKLATARFFYDRIVPRTAAHAAAIQSGADNLMELDAEHFAF
- the ligA gene encoding NAD-dependent DNA ligase LigA → MIKKIPSEKHQRAQELREILQRANYHYYVLDNPELPDAEYDRRLRELQELEREYPQLATADSPTQRVGGEPLTAFAEVRHAVPMLSLDNAFNEEELLEFDRRVRDRLNTGNPVEYACEPKLDGIAVSLMYRDGVLERAATRGDGTTGEDITRNVRTIGSVPLRLMEDGVPHKVPELLEVRGEIYMPRDGFAKLNDEAAKAGEKTFVNPRNAAAGSLRQLDSRITARRPLELCVYGVGLVEGAALPGRHTEILQQLNRWGFRINSEMAAAKDIQGCIDYYKKLGEKREQLAYDIDGIVFKVNDIGLQRRLGFVARAPRWAMAYKFPAQEEMTELLDVEFQVGRTGAVTPVARLQPVFVGGVTVSNATLHNRDEIERLGVMVGDTVVIRRAGDVIPQVVSVVESRRPENVRAIEFPTHCPVCDSPVESTPGEAVARCSGGLICSAQRKQAIKHFASRKAMDIDGLGDKLVDQLVEGGLLHSVSGLYHLSLEQLAELPRMGQKSAQNLLDALERSKATALPKFLYALGIREVGEATARNLARHFGDLEPLARADEEELQQVEDVGPVVAHFVAEFFQQAHAQEEIEALRQAGVHWEPEEQNGEEQPLAGQTWVLTGKLETLSRSEAKDYLQRLGAKVAGSVSANTASVIAGPGAGSKLNKARELDIPTMDEEEFLDMLRDRGIEI